A stretch of the Lolium perenne isolate Kyuss_39 chromosome 3, Kyuss_2.0, whole genome shotgun sequence genome encodes the following:
- the LOC127346094 gene encoding uncharacterized protein isoform X2, whose protein sequence is MICAPSSPPPLAAPDNSKFIPPRRWINCPGSQLDDFKGGKPRVAEVEQGKLKEKVNSVVLPESDYNWRFGVLACFPEG, encoded by the exons ATGATCTGCGCGCCCTCGTCTCCCCCGCCCCTGGCCGCTCCTGACAACAGCAAG TTCATACCGCCACGTCGCTGGATAAATTGTCCCGGAAGTCAGCTCGACGATTTTAAAGGAGGAAAACCTCGAGTTGCAG AAGTGGAGCAAGGGAAATTAAAGGAGAAGGTTAACAGCGTGGTGCTTCCTGAGTCGGATTACAACTGGAGGTTTGGTGTTCTGGCATGTTTCCCAG AAGGCTAG
- the LOC127346094 gene encoding uncharacterized protein isoform X1, translated as MICAPSSPPPLAAPDNSKFIPPRRWINCPGSQLDDFKGGKPRVAEVEQGKLKEKVNSVVLPESDYNWRFGVLACFPVKLQKARWRAHTRTTEELRCSGVVVGEEEAAEGELLFGMKTGTWQ; from the exons ATGATCTGCGCGCCCTCGTCTCCCCCGCCCCTGGCCGCTCCTGACAACAGCAAG TTCATACCGCCACGTCGCTGGATAAATTGTCCCGGAAGTCAGCTCGACGATTTTAAAGGAGGAAAACCTCGAGTTGCAG AAGTGGAGCAAGGGAAATTAAAGGAGAAGGTTAACAGCGTGGTGCTTCCTGAGTCGGATTACAACTGGAGGTTTGGTGTTCTGGCATGTTTCCCAG TGAAACTGCAGAAGGCTAGGTGGAGGGCGCACACTCGGACGACGGAGGAGCTTCGGTGCTCCGGTGTTGTGGTCGGTGAGGAAGAGGCGGCAGAGGGTGAGCTCTTGTTTGGGATGAAAACGGGAACGTGGCAATGa